One Topomyia yanbarensis strain Yona2022 unplaced genomic scaffold, ASM3024719v1 HiC_scaffold_600, whole genome shotgun sequence DNA segment encodes these proteins:
- the LOC131696027 gene encoding histone H3 produces MARTKQTARKSTGGKAPRKQLATKAARKSAPATGGVKKPHRYRPGTVALREIRRYQKSTELLIRKLPFQRLVREIAQDFKTDLRFQSSAVMALQEASEAYLVGLFEDTNLCAIHAKRVTIMPKDIQLARRIRGERA; encoded by the coding sequence ATGGCCCGTACGAAACAGACCGCCCGCAAGTCCACCGGAGGGaaagctccccgcaagcagttggcaacgaaggctgcccgtaaaagtgccccagctacgggtggcgttaagaagccccatCGCTACCGACCAGGAACCGTCGCGCTACGAGAAATTCGTCGCTATCAGAAGTCGACAGAGCTACTAATCCGCAAGCTgcccttccagcgtctggttcgtgagatcgcgcaggacttcaaaaccgatctgcgcttccagagctcagccgtcatggcccttcaagaagccagcgaggcttacctggttggtttgttcgaggataccaatctgtgcgctatccatgccaagcgagtgaccatcatgccgaaagacatccaactggctcgccggatccgtggggagcgggcctaa